One part of the Quercus lobata isolate SW786 chromosome 7, ValleyOak3.0 Primary Assembly, whole genome shotgun sequence genome encodes these proteins:
- the LOC115951552 gene encoding TGACG-sequence-specific DNA-binding protein TGA-2.1-like, producing the protein MTRCYKDGNVTKTYRHKQLLVNQLKPLTEQQLVGIYNLQQSSQQAEDAVSQGMEALQQSLAETLANGSPGPSGSSGNVANYMGQMAMTMGKLGTLEGFLRQADNLHQQTLQQMHRILTTRQSARALLAISDYFSRLQALSSLWLARPRE; encoded by the exons ATGACAAGGTGCTACAAAGATGGAAATGTCACCAAGACATACCGCCACAAACAG CTTCTTGTAAATCAATTGAAGCCTTTAACTGAGCAACAATTGGTAGGCATCTACAACTTGCAACAGTCATCCCAGCAGGCTGAAGATGCTGTGTCACAAGGCATGGAGGCATTGCAACAATCCCTGGCTGAGACATTGGCCAATGGCTCACCTGGTCCATCAGGATCATCTGGGAATGTGGCAAACTATATGGGTCAAATGGCCATGACCATGGGAAAGCTTGGAACACTTGAGGGTTTCCTTCGCCAG GCTGATAATTTGCATCAACAAACACTGCAACAAATGCACCGTATATTGACAACCAGGCAATCAGCTCGTGCGCTTCTTGCAATAAGTGACTATTTCTCTCGTCTTCAAGCCCTCAGTTCCCTCTGGCTTGCGCGGCCACGGGAATGA